The Xanthomonas sontii genome contains a region encoding:
- a CDS encoding NAD(P)/FAD-dependent oxidoreductase: protein MNASPRSITLIGAGLAGSLLAILLSRQGWQVTVYERRGDPRVHDYERGRSINLALAERGLHVLRQAGADAAVMAKAVMMRGRMVHFADGHQQLQRYGRDDSEVIWSVHRNDLNITLLQLAEQAGARIHFYRRLHTVDFDAGYARFIDDRDDQPHDIRFDSMIGADGAGSALRAAMQRKAPMAEHIEFLDHSYKELEIPPGADGSFRIEANALHIWPRGHYMCIALPNHEGTFTVTLFLPNKGEPSFATVRSGDEALALFARDFADALPLMPQLAEHWEQHPPGLLGTLRLERWHLDGRAVLLGDAAHAMVPFHGQGMNCAFEDCAALAAHLQREPDLARAYAAFEAERKPNAGAIQQMALENYVEMRDRVGDAGFLLQRELGQALQARHPTRFVPHYTMVTFLRTPYAQALERSEVQRDILVQATQGHSDLSRIDWQWLERIVHARLAPLEGAH, encoded by the coding sequence TTGAACGCATCCCCCCGCAGCATCACCCTGATCGGCGCCGGCCTGGCCGGCTCCCTGCTCGCCATCCTGCTCTCGCGCCAGGGCTGGCAGGTCACCGTCTACGAGCGTCGTGGCGACCCGCGCGTGCACGATTACGAGCGCGGCCGCTCGATCAACCTGGCCCTGGCCGAACGCGGCCTGCACGTGCTGCGCCAGGCCGGCGCCGATGCCGCGGTGATGGCCAAGGCGGTGATGATGCGCGGGCGCATGGTGCATTTCGCCGACGGCCACCAGCAGCTGCAGCGCTATGGCCGCGACGACAGCGAGGTGATCTGGTCGGTGCACCGCAACGATCTCAACATCACCCTGCTGCAGCTCGCCGAGCAGGCCGGGGCGCGCATCCATTTCTACCGGCGCCTGCACACGGTGGATTTCGATGCCGGCTATGCGCGTTTCATCGACGACCGCGACGACCAGCCCCACGACATCCGCTTCGACAGCATGATCGGCGCCGACGGCGCCGGCTCGGCGCTGCGCGCAGCGATGCAGCGCAAGGCGCCGATGGCCGAGCACATCGAGTTCCTCGACCACTCGTACAAGGAACTGGAGATCCCGCCCGGCGCCGACGGCAGCTTCCGCATCGAAGCCAACGCCCTGCATATCTGGCCGCGCGGGCACTACATGTGCATCGCCCTGCCCAACCACGAAGGCACCTTTACCGTCACCCTGTTCCTGCCCAACAAGGGCGAGCCCAGCTTCGCCACCGTGCGCAGCGGCGACGAGGCGCTGGCGCTGTTCGCGCGCGACTTCGCCGATGCACTGCCGCTGATGCCGCAACTGGCCGAGCACTGGGAGCAGCATCCGCCGGGCCTGCTCGGCACGCTGCGCCTGGAGCGCTGGCACCTGGACGGCCGCGCGGTACTGCTGGGCGACGCCGCGCACGCGATGGTGCCGTTCCACGGGCAAGGCATGAACTGCGCGTTCGAGGATTGCGCGGCGTTGGCCGCGCACCTGCAGCGCGAGCCGGACCTGGCGCGCGCCTATGCCGCCTTCGAGGCCGAGCGCAAGCCCAACGCCGGCGCGATCCAGCAGATGGCGCTGGAGAACTACGTGGAAATGCGCGACCGCGTCGGCGACGCCGGCTTCCTGCTGCAGCGCGAACTCGGCCAGGCACTGCAGGCGCGGCATCCGACCCGCTTCGTGCCGCACTACACCATGGTCACCTTCCTGCGCACGCCGTACGCGCAGGCGCTGGAACGCAGCGAAGTGCAGCGCGACATCCTGGTCCAGGCCACGCAGGGCCACAGCGATCTGTCGCGGATCGACTGGCAGTGGCTGGAGCGCATCGTGCACGCGCGGCTGGCACCGCTGGAGGGGGCGCATTGA